The DNA region ACTGGACCCCACAGCTGCCCAGGACGTCCTGGCCTCAATCACCACCTTGGTCAACGAGGTGGGTCTCACCGTGGTGTTGGCAGAGCACCGTCTGGAACGCGTCATGCACGCCGCCGACACCATTCTGTGGTTGCCCGGTGATGGAAGACTCGTGCAGGCCGATCCCAGCTCGGTGCTGGCCCAGGCTGATGTCGTGCCTCCGCTGAGTGCCCTGGCTCGTGAACTCGCCCTGCCCCGGGTGCCGTTGTCGGTACGGCAGGCACGCCGCACCATCGGTCCGCAGCCAGGCCTGTCAGCGACCTCCACTCCCACCGAGGCGATGACATGGGCCAGTGACGGCAGCCACGACGTGCTGCGCACGACGAAGTTGACCGTCCGCTACGGTGACCTCACTGCCGTCGATCACCTCGACGTCGTCTTCCAGTCCGGCACAGTCAGTGCCCTCATGGGGCGCAATGGAGCCGGCAAGTCATCACTCATGTGGGCCCTGCAGGGAGCAACACCGTCATCGGGAACCGTGTCGGTACTCGATCAGGAAGCTTCCCCGGACGATCGAAGGCCGCCCCGATTTGCATCATGGGTCGATCCACGTACCGTCGACGCCAAGGTGGCGCGACGTCTGGTGACGCTGGTGCCCCAGTCGGCAGCTGACCTGCTCTACCTGCCGACCGTGGCCGCCGAGTGTCATCAGGCCGACATGGAGTCCGAGGTGCCGCCGGGCACGACGACGCAGATCCTGACGTCGCTGGGAGCGCATCTTCCCGGTGGGCGCAACCCACGTGATCTCTCGGAGGGCCAACGCCTGGCACTGGTGTTGGCCATCCAGTTGTCCGCACGTCCCGACGTCGTTCTGCTCGACGAACCGACCCGTGGTCTGGACTACACCATGAAGGCCCAATTGGGCCGAATCGTGCGTCAGATTGCCGAGGGAGAGGGAACGTGTCACCGGGCAGCAGTCATCATCTCCACCCACGACGTCGAATTTGCTGCTGCCACCACTGATCGCACTCTCGTCATGGCTGACGGGCAGGTCGTTGCCGACGGGACGACCCGTGCGGTGTGCACTTCCTCTCCCGCGTTCTCGCCACAGGTGGCCAAGGTCTTCCACCCCGCGGACCTGCTCACGGTGAACGACGTGCGTGCCGCACGCAGCCTCATCACCGTCCAGGGCTTGACGAGCACCGATGTCCCTCCCGATGGGGGGTCCCCATCGGTCTGGAAGACACTACGATGAACCGCGATCGTCCTGGAACGGTCATGGGGACGTCGTGGAGCGCAAGAATCCTGCTCGTCATCACCGCGGTGTTGAGTCTCCTGGCTTTCTGCTGGCCGTTGTTCCTCGATCCCGGCTCGATCGCCGATTACCACACTCGTGCTCCCCTGCTGTTCGCTGTGATCCTCCCGGTGGCACTGGTGGTCGTCGTCTCGCAAATGTCAGCCGATGGCATTGACGTCAAGGCTCTGGCCATGCTTGGCGTACTCACCGCGTGTGGGGCTGGCCTGCGCCCACTGGGGGCGGGCACCGCCGGGATCGAGATGGTCTTCTTCACCATCATGCTGGGCGGTCGGGTCTTCGGACCGGCTTTCGGGTTCGTCCTGGGCACGACGACCCTGTTCACCTCGGCAATCATCACTGCCGGGTTCGGACCGTGGCTGCCCTACCAAATGTTGGCTGCAGCCTTCGTCGGGATGGGGGCCGGTCTGCTGCCCCGCAGGCTGCGCGGCTGGTCAGAGACACTGGTGCTGGCCGTCTACGGGGCCCTTGCGTCATTCCTCTACGGCTGGCTCATGGATTTCGCGTTCTGGCCGTTCAATCTGGGCATGGATTCCCAGTTGTCCTTCAACCCGGAGGCCTCCATCAACACGAACCTGTGGCACTTCGTCCTGTTCAATGCTGCGACGTCGATGGGTTGGAACCTGGGGCGGGCCGTGACCAACGTCATCCTCGTCATCCTTGCTGGCCAAGCAGTCATGCAGGTATTGCGGCGAGCCGCACGCAAGGCGAACTGGCACAGTTCAGACGATGCATGGAGGTCTGGGAGCGTCCCTTACGAAGCTGTCTGCCCCGGGGAGGAAGAAATTTTTCTCCTGAATCAGGAATAGCCCCGCACGACTGTGCGCTGTACTGGATGACGCCAACGGCTGATCGGAATCTCCGATTGCAGCCAACGACTTCGTCAGGAGGACACATGGCTACTTACACCCTTCCCGAACTGCCGTACGACTACAGCGCCCTGGCTCCACACATCGCTCCCGAGATCATGGAGCTGCACCACGACAAGCACCATGCCACCTACGTCAAGGGCGCCAACACGGCCCTGGAGAAGCTGGCCGAAGCCCGCGACAAGGGCGACTTCGGTGCCATCAACCAGCTCGAGAAGGACTATGCCTTCAACCTGGGCGGCCACATCAACCACTCCGTCTTCTGGAAGAACATGTCCCCCAACGGTGGTGGACGTCCGGAGGGCAATGAGCTGGCCGCCGCCATCGACGAGTACTTCGGCTCCTTCGACAACTTCAAGGCCCAGTTCGAGGCCACTGCCAAGGGCGTTCAGGGCTCGGGTTGGGGCATGCTCGTGTGGGACACCCTGGGTCAGCGTCTCAACGTCATGCAGCTGTTCGACCACCAGGGCAACCTGCCGTCCAGCCAGATCCCGGTCGTGCAGCTCGACATGTGGGAGCACGCCTACTACCTGCAGTACAAGAACGTCAAGGCCGACTACGTCACCGCATGGTGGAACGTCGTCAACTGGCAGGACGCCGAGGAGCGCTTCACCAAGGCTCGCAAGATCAACGATCTGTTCTGAGGACTCTGCTGACTGCTGATCCGGTCCAGCCCCAATTGCTTGGCCCCGTACCACACCGGTGCGGGGCCAAGCAACGTAAGAAGCCAATGTGTAGCGTCGTCATCGCGAGAGTGACTGGTGACCACGGATTTTCTGCACGGGCAGCCACGCCGAAGCTGTTCGACCGCGGTTGGGCAGCCTACGTGGCTCCGCACTCAAGCAGTCTTGCCGATGGTCTGAAGATTCACCCTCTGATACAGATCTTGTCCACGCCAATATTTCCAGTACTTGTGGTGGTGCAGGTACTGCATCACCACGCCAGGGCTGACGCCGATCTCCTGGGCAAAATTGACGACCTCGGCCTCATTGCGCAAGGCGGCAGCTTCTCTCGCCCTGTCATCTGGCACCAACCACTGCGTCGCAAAGGAATTTGCCTCGGCTTCCTGCCCCTCTGCATTGGTACTTTCATCGTCTGAATCCTCGAGAAAGAGCTGCCTCGGATGCAGCAGCACATGCCCCAATTCGTGAAAGAGGGTGAACCAGAGCACGCCGTCACGCTTACCACGTGCACTCAGCACGACAACTGGCCCATACTCATCCCAGAATGTCGCTCCATATGCCCGGCACCCTTTGATCTCCTCGAGAAGGACCACGCGGACGCCAACCTCGGCAAGCTTCCGGACACCGGCAGCAGGATCGGTGTCGAGATCACGCGACATCGGACGCAACTCAGGTAGGACCGATTGCAGTCCAGAAGGGCTGTATGAGGACGTGGGCGGTTCTCCAACTGCTTGAATCTGAGCCAACCGAAGCCACGTGGCCAAACTGGCCACGTTGACATCCAGAACTGTCGACCTGAGGAATGCGACATCCGGGATGAGATTGCGAGCAACCATGGCATCGGGCGATCCCACGCGGAAGAATGACATGAGCTGCATCATGAGCCGACCGGGTCGGCGCATGTCGCCCTCGATGATGCCGAGCTTACGCAGCACCGTGAGGCTGGGCTGGAAGGAATCGAGCAATTCACCGCTGCCCGCTAATTTTTCCTGCAACCCAAGCCGTTCCACGTCTGCACGGTACTGCCCTTCCAGGGCAAGCCAACGTTCCGCCGGGACGTGTGTCACGAGTTCCAGCTTGCTGGCAAACTCAGGAGTGACACGTGCACCGGCAAGCACCGTACTGATGTGTTTGCGCGAGCACCCCGTTCGCCGGGCAAGCTCGGCAGCGGTCATGTCGTGGTCATCCAGCCACTCCTCGATGAACTCGCCGGTGGCAACGGCGTAATCCGTCATGTTCCCGGTCATCTCGGGTCCTCCTCCCTAGTGTTTGTAGCAATCGCCGAGGCATTCCACATGCCACCCAGGGTGGCCGTCGTCATGCACGACATGACGGACGATGATCGTCGATCCGCCGTGCAACCTTCCGGAGAGACAGCCAGGCCAGTCGTATACGATCGGATGCCACCGACCCGGCCCTTTCTGCAGCTCTTCTGGTGTGGGTGCAGTTTGCAACTCCTTGACGCGTAATCCGAGTTTCTTGGCTCCAGCCGAACCGAACTTTTGCTGCGCCACAGCATGTTTTTCACAAAGTTTCTGCAGACGAGAGTTTGCATAGGTGAGTTGACACACCACGCCCCTCATAGAACCCCTCATGTGTTACCTGTCAGGTAACAAGCTATCAGATCTGTGTTTTCCCCGCCACTGTTTGCCAAGGTTGTCTGTCATCTGACCATCAGAGAATCCACACGCCATGCCTCATCAGCTCAGACCGGCTCACCGAAATGCCGATAGACCCAGCGTGACACGGGTCTGCGGGTGAGCCAGGAGCGCCAGATGCTGCCAGCGACGATGGGAGCCAGGGCGAGTCTGCCGTCGATCATGGTGATGCGTCGCACCGGACGCACCGGCGTCACCGGAACGAAACTCACGGCACCAGCACGATTGGTCCGTCGCGAGGCACACACGTCCAGGGTTCGGCCCTCGAAGGTCACCTGCACCCAGGTGTGGCCGACGTGGTACCAGGGATGGTTGTCCAGCCGCACCCGGGCAGCGTGCACCAGCTCCAAGTCGAATCCCAGTGCGCACAGGGCCTTCGCCAGTGCCGCGTTGTACTGCGCCGAGGTGCCCTGCCCCGCGCGTAGCGCCTCCTCCGGCGACAACCCCAGGTGCCAGCAGGAGTAGTGGGTCATCATGTCGTGCACCATCGACGTGACCTCGTCGACGAGGTCCCAGCCGGTGACCCCACTGGCACGTCCCGCGGCGATGACGTCGTGAATCGTCGACAATCGCCTGGTGACGCCGTCGGCCCCGCGCACCGTGGGGCGAGCTGGGTCGGGAGCGGGGCGGGCGAGGAGGGGGACGGCATAGGTGACGGTGGCGCAGGCCAGTGCCACGGCAATGGCTCGGGACTTCTTCATCGCTCCTCCTGGGACTGCTGTGTGGTGGTGTTGGTGG from Cutibacterium granulosum includes:
- a CDS encoding ABC transporter ATP-binding protein → MSHTSPAIILDDVSISHAGTDEPTLSHANAMIEEGDLALVVGRTGTGKSTLLSVLNGLMPHFSGGTVSGEVIVAGRRTSTCRPRDLADVVGVVGQNPLAGFVTDTVEDEIAYGMEQLGISPSIMRKRVEETLDLMGIAELRSRPLLDLSGGQQQRVAIAAVLAAQPRILVLDEPTSALDPTAAQDVLASITTLVNEVGLTVVLAEHRLERVMHAADTILWLPGDGRLVQADPSSVLAQADVVPPLSALARELALPRVPLSVRQARRTIGPQPGLSATSTPTEAMTWASDGSHDVLRTTKLTVRYGDLTAVDHLDVVFQSGTVSALMGRNGAGKSSLMWALQGATPSSGTVSVLDQEASPDDRRPPRFASWVDPRTVDAKVARRLVTLVPQSAADLLYLPTVAAECHQADMESEVPPGTTTQILTSLGAHLPGGRNPRDLSEGQRLALVLAIQLSARPDVVLLDEPTRGLDYTMKAQLGRIVRQIAEGEGTCHRAAVIISTHDVEFAAATTDRTLVMADGQVVADGTTRAVCTSSPAFSPQVAKVFHPADLLTVNDVRAARSLITVQGLTSTDVPPDGGSPSVWKTLR
- a CDS encoding ECF transporter S component produces the protein MNRDRPGTVMGTSWSARILLVITAVLSLLAFCWPLFLDPGSIADYHTRAPLLFAVILPVALVVVVSQMSADGIDVKALAMLGVLTACGAGLRPLGAGTAGIEMVFFTIMLGGRVFGPAFGFVLGTTTLFTSAIITAGFGPWLPYQMLAAAFVGMGAGLLPRRLRGWSETLVLAVYGALASFLYGWLMDFAFWPFNLGMDSQLSFNPEASINTNLWHFVLFNAATSMGWNLGRAVTNVILVILAGQAVMQVLRRAARKANWHSSDDAWRSGSVPYEAVCPGEEEIFLLNQE
- a CDS encoding superoxide dismutase, which gives rise to MATYTLPELPYDYSALAPHIAPEIMELHHDKHHATYVKGANTALEKLAEARDKGDFGAINQLEKDYAFNLGGHINHSVFWKNMSPNGGGRPEGNELAAAIDEYFGSFDNFKAQFEATAKGVQGSGWGMLVWDTLGQRLNVMQLFDHQGNLPSSQIPVVQLDMWEHAYYLQYKNVKADYVTAWWNVVNWQDAEERFTKARKINDLF
- a CDS encoding ImmA/IrrE family metallo-endopeptidase; translation: MTGNMTDYAVATGEFIEEWLDDHDMTAAELARRTGCSRKHISTVLAGARVTPEFASKLELVTHVPAERWLALEGQYRADVERLGLQEKLAGSGELLDSFQPSLTVLRKLGIIEGDMRRPGRLMMQLMSFFRVGSPDAMVARNLIPDVAFLRSTVLDVNVASLATWLRLAQIQAVGEPPTSSYSPSGLQSVLPELRPMSRDLDTDPAAGVRKLAEVGVRVVLLEEIKGCRAYGATFWDEYGPVVVLSARGKRDGVLWFTLFHELGHVLLHPRQLFLEDSDDESTNAEGQEAEANSFATQWLVPDDRAREAAALRNEAEVVNFAQEIGVSPGVVMQYLHHHKYWKYWRGQDLYQRVNLQTIGKTA